From Candidatus Vondammii sp. HM_W22, one genomic window encodes:
- the hisF gene encoding imidazole glycerol phosphate synthase subunit HisF: protein MLAKRIIPCLDVDAGRVVKGVQFVDIRDAGNPVEVARRYNEEGADEITFLDITASSDDRETMVHVVEQVASEVFIPLTVGGGIRTTDDVRRMLNAGADKVAINTAAVFNPEFVKEATSRFGSQCIVVAIDAKQVSGEGEPLKWEIFTHGGRKPTGLDAVEWARKMVEYGAGEILLTSMDRDGTKIGFNIPLTHAICEAVSVPVIASGGVGNLQHLVDGVVEGGADAVLAASIFHFAEYTIGEAKQYMAERGVEVRL from the coding sequence ATGTTAGCTAAACGAATTATTCCCTGTCTTGATGTGGATGCCGGTCGTGTGGTCAAGGGTGTCCAGTTTGTCGATATACGCGATGCAGGTAACCCGGTTGAGGTAGCGCGCCGCTACAATGAAGAGGGGGCGGATGAGATCACTTTTCTTGATATCACTGCCAGCTCGGATGACCGGGAGACCATGGTTCATGTGGTGGAGCAGGTTGCCAGTGAGGTGTTTATTCCGCTGACGGTCGGTGGTGGTATACGCACCACCGACGATGTCAGGCGGATGCTCAATGCCGGTGCGGACAAAGTGGCGATCAATACCGCCGCCGTGTTCAATCCGGAGTTTGTCAAAGAGGCAACCAGCCGCTTTGGCTCCCAGTGCATAGTGGTCGCTATCGATGCCAAACAGGTGAGTGGCGAAGGGGAACCGTTAAAGTGGGAGATTTTTACCCACGGCGGCCGTAAACCCACCGGGCTCGACGCCGTGGAGTGGGCCAGAAAGATGGTGGAATATGGCGCTGGTGAGATTCTGCTTACCAGTATGGACCGGGATGGTACCAAAATCGGCTTTAATATCCCGCTGACTCACGCTATCTGCGAGGCAGTCTCGGTACCGGTCATCGCTTCTGGTGGAGTAGGCAATCTGCAACACTTGGTGGATGGTGTTGTCGAGGGCGGTGCGGATGCGGTGCTGGCGGCCAGTATTTTCCACTTTGCCGAATACACCATAGGTGAAGCCAAGCAGTATATGGCAGAGCGTGGGGTGGAGGTTAGATTGTGA
- the typA gene encoding translational GTPase TypA, with translation MKQLRNIAIIAHVDHGKTTLVDELLKQSGTLGERFGEVERVMDSNDQERERGITILSKNTAINWGDCRFNIVDTPGHADFGGEVERVLSMVDSVLLLVDAQEGPMPQTRFVTQKAFNHGLRPIVVVNKIDKPGARTDWAIDQVFELFDRLGATDEQLDFPIVYASAINGYSGLEDDVREGDMTPLFEAIVKHCPSPDVDPDGPFQMQISNLDYNSYVGAIAVGRITRGTVKPNQQIIVSKYDGEQHKAKVCLVYGYMGLERNEVALARAGDIIAITGIETPNVSDTLCDPETIEAMPPLSVDEPTVSMTFQVNASPFAGREGKYLTSRQLKERLERELIHNVALRVEEGTDPEKFKVSGRGELHLSVLLESMRREGFEMAVSRPEVIFRKVDGEVYEPYEQLTVDVEEQHQGALMEALGGRKGELKDMVPDGEGRVRLDYIIPSRGLIGFQTEFMTTTSGTGLMYHVFDHYGPAQHGGIAPRKNGVLISNGQGKVAGFALFNLQERGKMFASPGDEVYEGQLVGIHARDNDLVVNPLKGKQLTNVRASGKDDAIALTPPVKFSLEQALEFIEEDELVEITPSAIRIRKRYLTEIERKRAARAAI, from the coding sequence ATGAAGCAGCTACGTAATATCGCTATTATCGCCCATGTTGACCATGGCAAGACCACACTGGTGGATGAACTGCTCAAGCAGTCGGGAACCCTGGGAGAGCGCTTCGGCGAAGTCGAGCGGGTGATGGATTCCAATGATCAGGAGAGGGAGCGGGGCATAACCATCCTCTCCAAGAATACCGCTATCAATTGGGGTGACTGCCGGTTCAATATCGTGGATACACCGGGACATGCTGATTTTGGTGGGGAGGTGGAGCGCGTGCTCTCCATGGTGGATTCGGTGCTGCTGTTGGTGGATGCCCAGGAAGGGCCCATGCCCCAGACCCGCTTTGTTACCCAAAAGGCGTTCAATCATGGTCTGCGCCCGATTGTGGTAGTAAACAAAATTGACAAACCCGGCGCCCGCACTGACTGGGCAATCGATCAGGTTTTTGAACTGTTTGACCGCTTGGGTGCCACGGATGAGCAGCTCGACTTCCCTATTGTCTACGCCTCAGCCATCAACGGTTATTCCGGGCTGGAAGATGATGTGCGGGAGGGGGATATGACGCCTCTGTTCGAAGCGATTGTTAAGCACTGTCCGTCACCGGATGTCGACCCTGACGGTCCTTTCCAGATGCAGATATCGAATCTGGACTACAACAGCTATGTGGGTGCTATTGCCGTAGGTCGTATTACCCGTGGTACGGTAAAGCCGAATCAGCAGATTATCGTCTCCAAATACGACGGTGAGCAGCATAAGGCCAAGGTGTGTCTGGTTTACGGTTATATGGGGCTTGAGCGTAATGAGGTGGCGCTAGCAAGGGCCGGTGACATTATTGCCATTACCGGTATAGAGACACCCAATGTATCAGATACCTTATGTGACCCGGAGACGATTGAGGCGATGCCTCCGCTCAGTGTGGATGAGCCTACCGTCTCCATGACCTTCCAGGTCAACGCGTCCCCCTTTGCCGGCAGAGAGGGCAAATATCTGACCTCACGTCAACTCAAGGAGCGGCTGGAAAGGGAGCTGATCCACAACGTGGCCTTGCGGGTAGAGGAGGGTACGGATCCTGAGAAGTTTAAAGTTTCGGGGCGTGGTGAACTGCATCTCTCCGTATTGCTAGAATCGATGCGCCGGGAGGGCTTTGAAATGGCTGTATCCCGGCCTGAGGTCATTTTCCGGAAAGTTGATGGTGAGGTTTATGAACCTTACGAACAGCTCACAGTCGACGTGGAAGAGCAGCACCAAGGTGCTTTGATGGAGGCTTTAGGCGGCCGCAAAGGGGAGCTGAAAGATATGGTGCCGGATGGTGAGGGCCGGGTGCGTCTCGATTATATTATTCCCTCACGTGGCCTGATCGGTTTCCAGACAGAGTTTATGACCACCACATCGGGAACCGGCTTGATGTATCACGTATTCGATCACTATGGCCCAGCTCAGCACGGTGGCATCGCACCCCGTAAAAATGGTGTGCTGATATCCAATGGCCAGGGCAAGGTAGCCGGTTTTGCCCTGTTCAACCTGCAGGAGCGGGGCAAGATGTTCGCATCGCCTGGTGATGAGGTCTATGAAGGGCAGTTAGTGGGCATTCATGCCCGGGATAATGATCTTGTGGTCAATCCTTTGAAGGGTAAACAGCTGACCAACGTCCGTGCCTCCGGCAAGGATGATGCTATTGCGCTTACCCCGCCGGTGAAATTCTCCCTGGAGCAGGCTCTGGAGTTTATCGAAGAGGATGAGCTGGTGGAAATCACCCCTTCGGCGATCCGTATCCGCAAACGTTATCTGACAGAGATCGAACGTAAGCGGGCAGCGAGAGCGGCTATTTGA
- the tatB gene encoding Sec-independent protein translocase protein TatB, which produces MFDIGFWELMIIGIVVLLVVGPERMPKVAYTAGKWLGKGRSMLQSVKSEIDKEMKSEELKEILEKQKKQLNPLEEVIEETTDTMRDLRNDTDATMSDAEKTFGSSAESYPQFGDSTETLSGDKDSKGKEQNGD; this is translated from the coding sequence ATGTTCGATATCGGTTTCTGGGAATTGATGATCATAGGCATCGTGGTCCTGCTGGTTGTGGGTCCCGAGCGCATGCCGAAGGTTGCCTACACGGCCGGAAAGTGGTTGGGTAAAGGGCGCAGCATGCTGCAGTCGGTGAAGTCGGAAATCGATAAAGAGATGAAGTCCGAAGAGCTGAAAGAGATTCTTGAAAAGCAGAAAAAACAGCTTAACCCCCTGGAAGAGGTGATCGAAGAGACCACCGATACGATGAGGGATCTGCGTAACGACACGGATGCAACCATGAGTGACGCAGAGAAGACGTTCGGCTCCAGCGCCGAATCTTACCCGCAATTCGGCGATTCCACGGAAACACTCTCTGGGGACAAGGATAGCAAAGGCAAAGAGCAAAACGGTGATTGA
- the hisH gene encoding imidazole glycerol phosphate synthase subunit HisH: MSKTIAVIDYGMGNLRSVSKAIEHVSAPGDRVLVTDDPELILNADRVVFPGQGAARDCMAAISDHNLNRAVLDAAHSKPFLGICMGLQVLMEFSDENGGTDLLGLFPGKVHHFPDVRDEHGQRMKVPHMGWNRVAQAQSHPLWDGIADNSRFYFVHSYYIEPDDKALVAGITDYATRFTSVIARDNLFATQFHPEKSADAGLRLLRNFVNWDV, from the coding sequence ATGTCAAAAACCATTGCAGTCATTGATTATGGTATGGGCAACCTGCGCTCGGTCTCCAAGGCGATCGAGCATGTCTCCGCCCCGGGTGATCGGGTATTGGTCACCGATGACCCTGAGCTGATCCTGAATGCGGACCGTGTGGTCTTTCCCGGACAAGGGGCTGCACGGGACTGCATGGCGGCCATTTCCGACCACAATCTTAACCGTGCCGTGCTGGATGCGGCCCATAGCAAACCATTTTTGGGTATCTGCATGGGGTTACAGGTGTTGATGGAGTTCAGTGATGAGAATGGCGGGACAGACCTTCTGGGACTTTTCCCTGGAAAAGTGCACCATTTTCCCGATGTCAGGGATGAGCATGGCCAGCGTATGAAGGTTCCCCACATGGGCTGGAACCGTGTTGCTCAGGCTCAGTCACATCCACTGTGGGACGGTATTGCAGATAATAGCCGGTTCTATTTTGTTCACAGTTACTATATCGAACCGGATGACAAAGCGCTGGTTGCCGGTATAACGGACTATGCCACCCGTTTTACCAGTGTCATCGCCAGGGATAATCTGTTTGCTACCCAGTTTCATCCGGAGAAAAGTGCAGATGCAGGACTCCGGTTGCTGCGAAATTTTGTTAATTGGGATGTATGA
- the tatA gene encoding Sec-independent protein translocase subunit TatA produces the protein MGFGGIGIWQLLIVLVIVLLLFGTKRLKNIGSDLGGAIKGFKGAVKDGKKEADKARLEKADEEDVIEGEVTNKEESVSSEDKDKNKN, from the coding sequence ATGGGTTTTGGTGGAATCGGTATCTGGCAGTTATTGATTGTTCTGGTGATTGTACTGCTGCTATTTGGTACTAAACGACTGAAGAATATCGGGTCCGATCTTGGCGGTGCCATTAAGGGTTTCAAAGGCGCTGTAAAAGATGGCAAGAAGGAAGCGGATAAGGCGCGCCTGGAAAAGGCCGATGAGGAAGATGTCATTGAAGGTGAAGTGACCAACAAGGAAGAGTCGGTCAGCAGCGAAGATAAAGATAAAAATAAAAACTGA
- the hisA gene encoding 1-(5-phosphoribosyl)-5-[(5-phosphoribosylamino)methylideneamino]imidazole-4-carboxamide isomerase — protein sequence MLLIPAIDLKDGRCVRLRQGRMDDETIFSDDPVEIAGRWVAAGACRLHLVDLNGAFAGEPVNGEVIRAIAAAYPDLPIQVGGGIRDEQTIQAYLDAGVTFVIIGTQAVKEPEFVARACGAFPGHVIVGLDAKDGMVAIDGWATVTDHEVTELSRRFEQDGVSAIVYTDIGRDGMLTGPNVEATAALANAITIPIVASGGITDIGDIAALCKAETNNIMGAITGRAIYEGTLDFAEGQKLADELKGKEG from the coding sequence ATGTTATTGATACCCGCCATTGATCTGAAAGACGGCCGTTGTGTTCGGTTACGCCAGGGGCGTATGGATGATGAAACAATATTCTCAGACGACCCGGTTGAGATTGCCGGACGCTGGGTGGCTGCGGGCGCCTGCCGTCTGCATCTGGTGGATCTGAACGGTGCTTTTGCCGGTGAGCCGGTGAATGGTGAGGTGATCAGGGCCATTGCTGCCGCTTATCCGGATCTGCCGATTCAGGTAGGGGGGGGTATTCGGGATGAGCAGACCATACAGGCCTATCTTGATGCCGGTGTGACTTTCGTGATTATCGGTACCCAGGCGGTGAAGGAGCCGGAATTCGTCGCCCGTGCCTGCGGTGCGTTTCCGGGACATGTGATCGTCGGGCTGGATGCAAAGGATGGGATGGTGGCCATCGATGGCTGGGCTACGGTGACCGATCATGAGGTGACTGAACTCTCCCGGCGTTTTGAGCAGGATGGCGTCTCGGCAATCGTCTATACCGATATTGGCCGTGATGGCATGCTGACTGGGCCCAATGTCGAAGCCACCGCTGCCTTGGCAAATGCGATCACTATTCCGATAGTGGCTTCTGGTGGCATCACCGATATTGGCGATATAGCGGCTCTGTGCAAGGCGGAAACCAATAACATCATGGGTGCGATTACCGGTCGTGCGATTTACGAAGGTACACTGGATTTTGCTGAAGGGCAGAAACTGGCGGACGAGCTCAAGGGCAAGGAGGGGTAG
- a CDS encoding phosphoribosyl-ATP diphosphatase produces the protein MSDVLNRLAEVLEQRKTADPDSSYVAGLYSKGLDAILKKIGEEATETVMAAKDGDAEKIVYETADLWFHSMVLLAQQGLKPQDVLDELDRRFGLSGLEEKAGRE, from the coding sequence GTGAGTGATGTGTTGAATCGATTGGCTGAAGTCCTGGAACAGCGGAAAACGGCAGATCCTGACTCCTCCTATGTTGCCGGGCTTTATAGTAAAGGTCTGGATGCTATCCTCAAGAAAATAGGTGAAGAGGCAACCGAAACGGTGATGGCGGCCAAGGATGGAGATGCAGAAAAGATTGTTTACGAGACGGCGGATCTCTGGTTTCATTCCATGGTGCTGCTCGCTCAGCAGGGATTGAAGCCTCAGGATGTGCTGGATGAGCTGGATCGCCGGTTCGGCCTTTCCGGCCTGGAAGAGAAGGCGGGTAGAGAGTAA
- the tatC gene encoding twin-arginine translocase subunit TatC, whose amino-acid sequence MIEGLKEQPFVSHLIELRDRLLRAMIAVGVIFLCLFPFNNDIYVMVATPLMAHLPEGSTMIATEVASPFLTPFKLTLMAAVFLGMPFILYQLWMFIAPGLYKHEKRLIMPLVASSVLLFYVGVVFAYYVVFPLVFAFMAGTTPDGVVMATDIAKYLDFVLSLFFAFGLAFEIPIATIIVVSMGMTTPDKLVEKRPYIIVGAFCVGMLLTPPDVISQTLLALPMWILFEFGVFFSRIILRNKIKREKEESATGSESDAASTDAPSFDGELNLDDGVDDPTDPDRFVPLTEEELDAELDLIEDDDDDDLNEQESVAGDGLAADSVEQKLQQIQAFRNQGNEAGARELLYEVLADGDADQVNVARNILVQLDEEEVPGP is encoded by the coding sequence GTGATTGAGGGTCTCAAGGAACAGCCGTTCGTTAGCCATCTGATCGAACTGCGGGATCGCCTGTTACGGGCCATGATTGCCGTGGGTGTGATCTTTTTATGCCTGTTCCCGTTCAACAACGATATCTATGTCATGGTGGCAACCCCCCTGATGGCGCATCTGCCTGAAGGCTCCACCATGATCGCCACCGAGGTGGCATCGCCCTTTCTGACCCCCTTTAAACTGACCCTGATGGCTGCTGTTTTTCTCGGCATGCCGTTTATCCTCTATCAGCTGTGGATGTTTATAGCGCCTGGATTATACAAGCATGAAAAGCGCCTGATAATGCCCCTGGTGGCATCCAGTGTCCTGCTCTTCTATGTCGGTGTGGTGTTTGCCTATTACGTGGTTTTTCCGCTGGTGTTTGCCTTCATGGCGGGCACCACGCCGGATGGGGTGGTGATGGCGACGGATATCGCCAAATACCTCGATTTTGTCCTGAGCCTGTTCTTTGCCTTTGGTTTGGCCTTCGAAATACCCATTGCCACCATTATTGTTGTGTCGATGGGTATGACTACGCCCGACAAGCTAGTGGAAAAACGCCCATACATCATCGTCGGTGCCTTCTGCGTCGGCATGCTACTGACCCCGCCCGATGTGATTTCACAAACGCTGCTAGCGTTGCCGATGTGGATCCTGTTCGAGTTTGGTGTCTTCTTCTCACGCATCATACTGCGCAATAAGATAAAGCGTGAAAAAGAGGAGAGCGCTACGGGGAGTGAGAGCGATGCAGCCTCTACAGATGCTCCGTCATTTGACGGTGAGCTCAATCTTGATGACGGGGTTGATGATCCCACCGATCCGGATCGTTTTGTTCCGCTGACAGAAGAAGAGCTGGATGCTGAGCTGGATCTGATCGAGGACGATGATGATGACGACCTCAATGAGCAGGAGAGCGTGGCTGGTGACGGCCTGGCAGCCGATTCAGTTGAGCAGAAGCTACAGCAGATTCAGGCTTTCAGGAATCAGGGCAATGAGGCCGGCGCGCGGGAACTGCTCTACGAAGTACTGGCTGATGGCGATGCGGATCAGGTCAACGTGGCGCGTAATATCCTGGTCCAGCTGGATGAAGAAGAGGTCCCCGGCCCCTAA
- the hisB gene encoding imidazoleglycerol-phosphate dehydratase HisB: MQRTAEIERNTLETQIKVKLNLDGTGESRLDTGMPFLEHMLDQVARHGLVDLEIAAKGDLHIDGHHTAEDIGIAIGQTMSQAVGDKKGIRRYGHAYVPLDEALSRVVIDFSGRPSLEFRVDFPRATIGGFDTELFYEFFQGFVNHAGVTLHMDSLRGRNAHHIAETLFKAFGRALRMALEPDARMQGMLPSTKGSL; this comes from the coding sequence ATGCAGCGTACAGCAGAGATAGAGCGCAATACCCTGGAGACACAGATCAAGGTTAAATTGAATCTGGATGGGACAGGTGAGTCCAGGCTGGATACCGGCATGCCTTTTCTCGAGCACATGCTTGATCAGGTTGCCCGTCATGGATTGGTTGACCTGGAGATTGCAGCCAAAGGTGATCTGCATATTGATGGTCATCACACGGCTGAAGATATCGGGATAGCCATTGGGCAGACGATGAGTCAGGCGGTGGGCGACAAAAAAGGTATCCGCCGTTACGGGCACGCTTATGTCCCGCTGGATGAGGCGCTCTCAAGGGTGGTTATCGATTTTTCAGGCCGGCCGAGCCTGGAGTTTCGCGTCGATTTTCCCAGAGCAACTATCGGTGGCTTCGATACCGAACTTTTCTACGAATTCTTTCAAGGCTTCGTCAATCATGCCGGTGTCACCCTGCACATGGATAGTCTGCGGGGGCGCAACGCGCATCATATCGCTGAAACCCTGTTCAAGGCTTTTGGCCGTGCCCTGCGCATGGCTCTGGAGCCTGATGCCAGGATGCAGGGCATGTTGCCTTCCACCAAGGGTAGTCTCTGA
- the ilvD gene encoding dihydroxy-acid dehydratase, which produces MPEYRSRTTTHGRNMAGARALWRATGMKDGDFDKPIIAVVNSFTQFVPGHVHLKDIGQMVAREIEQADGVAKEFNTIAVDDGIAMGHGGMLYSLPSRDIIADSVEYMVNAHCADAMVCISNCDKITPGMLMAALRLNIPVVFVSGGPMESGKTSLHGKELKLDLVDAMISAADPNESDEDVDVIERSACPTCGSCSGMFTANSMNCLTEALGLSLPGNGSLLATHADRRELFLEAGRLIVDITKRYYEQNDASVLPRSVASFEAFENAICLDIAMGGSTNTVLHLLAAAHEAEVDFTMADIDRLSRKVPNLCKVAPSTQQYHMEDVHRAGGVIGILGELARAGLIHQQAGSIHSETLGRAIELWDVAINSSETAKNRYLAGPGGVPTQEAFSQNCLWPDLDIDRAGGCIRDLEHAYSKDGGLAVLYGNLAEQGCIVKTAGVDESNLTFNGPARIFESQDKAVEAILDDRVNADDVVLIRYEGPKGGPGMQEMLYPTSYLKSKGLGKACALITDGRFSGGTSGLSIGHCSPEAAEGGNIGLVEEGDLIQIDIPNRKIGVDLSDEALDDRRKAMEAKGDKAWLPENRERVVSQALQAYAALTTSAARGAVRDLSQLKR; this is translated from the coding sequence ATGCCCGAATACCGTTCCCGCACTACCACTCATGGCCGCAACATGGCGGGTGCCCGTGCCCTTTGGCGTGCTACAGGTATGAAAGATGGGGATTTCGACAAACCCATTATCGCCGTGGTCAACTCCTTTACCCAATTTGTTCCCGGGCATGTTCATCTCAAGGATATTGGGCAGATGGTGGCGCGGGAGATTGAGCAGGCAGACGGTGTGGCCAAGGAGTTCAATACCATCGCCGTTGATGACGGTATTGCAATGGGGCATGGTGGAATGCTCTATTCGCTGCCTTCCAGAGATATCATCGCCGACTCGGTGGAGTATATGGTCAATGCCCATTGCGCCGATGCCATGGTCTGTATCTCCAACTGTGACAAAATCACTCCGGGGATGCTAATGGCTGCCTTGCGGCTCAATATCCCGGTTGTTTTCGTATCCGGCGGCCCCATGGAGTCAGGCAAGACTTCTCTCCATGGTAAAGAACTAAAGCTGGATCTGGTGGATGCCATGATCTCTGCTGCCGACCCCAATGAATCCGACGAAGATGTTGATGTTATAGAGCGTTCTGCCTGCCCGACCTGTGGCTCCTGCTCCGGTATGTTTACCGCCAATTCAATGAACTGTCTTACCGAGGCTCTGGGTCTGAGCCTGCCGGGAAACGGCTCTCTGCTGGCTACCCACGCCGATCGCCGGGAGTTGTTCCTAGAAGCGGGGCGTCTGATTGTTGATATCACAAAGCGCTATTACGAACAGAATGATGCCTCGGTGCTGCCGCGCAGTGTGGCAAGTTTTGAAGCGTTCGAGAATGCAATCTGTCTGGATATCGCCATGGGTGGATCCACCAACACGGTGTTGCACCTGCTGGCGGCGGCCCATGAGGCGGAAGTTGATTTCACAATGGCCGATATCGACCGCCTCTCCCGCAAGGTTCCCAATCTGTGCAAAGTGGCGCCTTCCACCCAGCAGTATCATATGGAAGATGTACATCGTGCCGGGGGGGTTATCGGGATTCTCGGCGAGCTGGCCCGCGCTGGTTTGATTCATCAGCAGGCGGGTTCCATTCATAGCGAAACCCTGGGCCGGGCAATTGAGTTGTGGGATGTCGCTATAAACAGTAGTGAGACAGCAAAAAACCGTTATTTGGCCGGACCGGGTGGTGTGCCGACCCAGGAGGCTTTCAGTCAGAACTGCCTCTGGCCTGATCTGGATATTGACCGTGCCGGTGGCTGCATCAGAGATCTGGAGCATGCTTATAGCAAAGATGGGGGGCTGGCGGTGCTTTACGGTAATCTGGCTGAACAGGGCTGTATCGTCAAAACAGCCGGTGTTGATGAGTCCAATCTGACATTCAACGGCCCGGCCCGTATCTTCGAGAGCCAGGATAAGGCGGTAGAGGCCATTCTGGATGATCGCGTCAACGCCGATGATGTGGTGCTGATCCGTTACGAAGGTCCCAAGGGCGGACCGGGTATGCAGGAGATGCTCTATCCCACCAGCTATCTAAAATCAAAGGGGCTGGGCAAGGCATGCGCACTTATCACCGATGGCCGCTTCTCCGGTGGTACTTCGGGCCTCTCTATCGGCCACTGTTCGCCCGAGGCGGCGGAAGGCGGGAATATTGGCCTGGTGGAGGAGGGTGATCTGATTCAGATTGATATACCCAATCGTAAGATCGGGGTTGATCTGAGTGATGAAGCTCTGGATGACCGGCGTAAAGCCATGGAAGCGAAAGGCGATAAGGCATGGTTGCCTGAAAACCGCGAACGTGTAGTCTCTCAGGCGTTACAGGCCTATGCCGCCCTGACTACCAGTGCCGCTCGTGGGGCGGTGAGGGATCTTTCTCAGCTTAAACGGTAA
- a CDS encoding pentapeptide repeat-containing protein produces the protein MGTPGVADPGVFVVPSVREFIQRDQFNQQREADQHCDLRGCDLRGLCLRKLDAKGLDLSDSYLRQADLRGVDFSLTCLKGASVNGAKISGTYFPSELSAEEITLSLLHGTRMRYSK, from the coding sequence ATGGGCACACCAGGAGTGGCTGATCCGGGGGTATTTGTTGTCCCATCGGTCAGAGAATTTATCCAGCGAGATCAGTTCAATCAGCAGCGCGAGGCAGACCAGCACTGCGACTTAAGAGGCTGCGATCTGCGGGGCCTGTGCTTAAGAAAGCTGGATGCCAAAGGCCTGGATCTGAGTGACTCCTATTTACGCCAGGCTGATCTGCGGGGTGTCGATTTCTCGCTCACCTGCCTGAAAGGCGCTAGCGTCAATGGTGCAAAAATCTCAGGCACCTACTTTCCATCGGAACTCAGTGCTGAAGAGATCACCCTCTCCCTACTGCACGGCACGCGCATGAGGTATAGCAAATAG
- a CDS encoding TIGR04211 family SH3 domain-containing protein — protein sequence MLLASLSCLHAEPRYVTDQFKVTLRSGESPTHKIMRMLPSGYELDLLSSNRETGYSHVRIPSGKTGYVLTRQLMPVPSARERLTAAAKRLDELQQEPGLLTARLAKLQGEHKKLTKQHKNLQKVRLNLEQELQGIRRTASNAMRISNERNDLRKQVASLTRETADLKQENRELSNDNNQRWFLIGAGVIIGGIVLGLILPHLRVRRSKSSWGSL from the coding sequence GTGCTGTTGGCAAGCTTATCCTGTCTGCATGCCGAGCCCCGTTATGTAACCGACCAGTTCAAAGTCACACTCAGATCCGGTGAAAGCCCGACCCACAAGATCATGCGGATGCTGCCGAGCGGCTATGAACTTGATCTCCTGAGCAGTAACCGTGAAACCGGCTACTCTCATGTACGCATACCCAGTGGGAAAACTGGATATGTCCTCACCCGCCAGCTCATGCCGGTCCCAAGCGCCAGAGAACGCCTGACAGCGGCGGCAAAGAGACTGGATGAGTTGCAGCAGGAGCCCGGCCTGCTGACCGCAAGACTGGCTAAGCTCCAGGGAGAGCATAAGAAGCTGACAAAACAGCATAAAAATCTGCAAAAAGTAAGACTCAACCTGGAACAAGAACTCCAGGGCATCCGCCGCACCGCTTCCAACGCCATGCGTATCTCCAATGAACGCAATGACCTGCGGAAGCAGGTGGCCTCGCTGACCCGTGAGACGGCTGATCTAAAACAGGAGAACAGGGAGCTCAGCAATGACAACAATCAGCGTTGGTTCCTGATTGGAGCAGGGGTGATTATTGGCGGCATCGTGCTCGGGTTGATACTCCCCCACCTCCGTGTTCGGCGGAGCAAGAGCTCCTGGGGTTCGCTTTAA